From the genome of Geobacter sp. SVR, one region includes:
- a CDS encoding mechanosensitive ion channel family protein — MNNLSDFIQGLLRPEDSDGAVLFWAKEILGALLILSFFWMLSQMAGMVLEKWGRKLTAFTSTDLDDRILQRSIPHVSRLLNMLGFYLAVRSLPLHEKVVIVISGVLFVALVVILFNLVYHALDELLQWYLGRRQADEALISRHMLPIAEKIALLFLMGAALIIILKHFNYDIFSIITALGIGSLAIGLAAKDTLAHMISGFTLMLDQPFHIGDRIRLAGGQVGDVIDIGLRSTKIQGLDSTVLVIPNSDLCNSTVINMMRPTAVSQGRITLGVGYNSDVERVKALLLEIAQGNPEVLPDPAPVALFTAFGDSALTMLLLFWVNDPAALGRVTDQLNSAILRRFREERIEIPFPVRTVIVDKMVEQPR, encoded by the coding sequence GTGAATAACCTTTCAGATTTCATTCAGGGGCTGCTGCGCCCCGAGGACAGCGACGGCGCGGTGCTGTTCTGGGCCAAAGAGATTCTGGGAGCGCTGCTGATCCTGTCCTTCTTCTGGATGCTGAGCCAGATGGCCGGCATGGTGCTGGAAAAGTGGGGCCGGAAACTGACCGCCTTCACCTCTACCGACCTGGACGACCGGATACTGCAGCGCAGTATCCCGCATGTCTCACGGCTGCTGAACATGCTCGGTTTCTACCTGGCTGTCCGCTCGCTGCCGCTCCACGAAAAGGTCGTAATCGTGATCTCCGGCGTGTTGTTCGTGGCGCTGGTAGTGATCCTCTTCAACCTGGTCTACCATGCCCTGGACGAGCTGCTGCAGTGGTACCTGGGGCGGCGGCAGGCTGACGAGGCACTGATTTCCCGGCACATGCTTCCCATTGCCGAAAAGATTGCCCTGCTGTTCCTGATGGGCGCCGCCCTGATCATCATCCTCAAGCACTTCAACTACGACATCTTCTCGATCATCACCGCCCTGGGGATCGGCTCTCTAGCTATCGGTCTGGCTGCCAAGGACACCCTGGCCCATATGATCTCCGGCTTCACCCTGATGCTGGATCAGCCCTTCCACATCGGCGACCGGATCAGGCTGGCGGGCGGCCAGGTGGGGGATGTGATCGACATCGGCCTGCGATCCACCAAGATCCAGGGGCTCGACAGCACGGTGCTGGTCATTCCCAACTCCGATCTGTGCAATTCCACCGTGATCAACATGATGCGTCCCACTGCCGTGAGCCAGGGGCGCATCACCCTTGGCGTCGGCTACAACAGCGATGTGGAGCGGGTCAAAGCACTCCTGCTGGAGATTGCGCAGGGGAATCCCGAAGTGCTGCCTGATCCGGCTCCCGTGGCGCTCTTCACCGCCTTCGGCGACAGCGCGCTCACTATGCTGCTCCTTTTCTGGGTCAATGATCCGGCAGCCCTGGGCCGGGTCACCGACCAGTTGAACAGCGCCATTCTCAGACGTTTCCGTGAGGAGCGCATCGAGATTCCGTTCCCGGTCCGCACCGTGATCGTGGATAAAATGGTGGAGCAGCCCCGATAA